In one Corallococcus sp. EGB genomic region, the following are encoded:
- a CDS encoding ATP-binding protein produces MSGVSGGGPRNSASVPRRESALQRRLSLGDLLDLPSFTEVVKGFSDLYRVGIKVLDTRGNKLADVKVGHGDFCAYVFSFPDGRHACTAMVGRVKDGPVLPEAGGRVADGDVSEAAGLIALTCFTGLRYVVMPVRYDGDLLGRVILGPFTPEELTDFPQTLTGINGLDLERAQELLGRVRRVPERTAAQVLGHFGQVLGALVASGQKAYLATHLHLESTLEVHRELEAQNARLIQANARLKELDRLKSTFLGTVSHELRTPLASILGYSEMMAEGLAGPLNPEQLQYVRTIVEKGETLLSMISSLLDLSQIEAGRLRLSMAPVDPGYVIQTAVSSVLPQAQRKGLELEVRLPHTPQPRLAGDLDKLRQVVVNLLANAVKFTPAGGRVKVTLSDAAMQQELGVPGYRISVEDTGVGIRAEEFERIFQSFYQVDGSSTREFGGAGLGLAIVKSLVEGHGGRVRVESEFGHGSRFIVQLPLHPPIHDRGLTAAAPVPEPDRF; encoded by the coding sequence ATGAGCGGCGTGTCAGGCGGAGGACCGCGGAACAGCGCGAGCGTGCCCCGGCGCGAGTCCGCGCTCCAGCGGCGGCTGTCCCTGGGAGACCTGCTGGACCTGCCGTCCTTCACGGAGGTGGTGAAGGGCTTCAGCGACCTGTACCGCGTGGGCATCAAGGTGCTGGACACGCGCGGCAACAAGCTGGCGGACGTGAAGGTGGGCCACGGCGACTTCTGCGCCTACGTCTTCTCCTTCCCGGACGGCCGCCACGCGTGCACCGCCATGGTGGGCCGGGTGAAGGACGGCCCCGTGCTGCCGGAGGCCGGCGGGCGCGTGGCGGACGGCGACGTGTCCGAGGCGGCGGGCCTCATCGCGCTCACCTGCTTCACCGGCCTGCGCTACGTGGTGATGCCCGTGCGCTACGACGGCGACCTCCTGGGCCGCGTCATCCTGGGGCCCTTCACGCCGGAGGAGCTGACGGACTTCCCGCAGACGCTCACCGGCATCAACGGCCTGGACCTGGAGCGCGCGCAGGAACTGCTCGGCCGCGTGCGCCGCGTGCCGGAGCGCACCGCCGCGCAGGTGCTGGGCCACTTCGGCCAGGTGCTGGGCGCGCTCGTCGCCAGCGGCCAGAAGGCGTACCTGGCCACGCACCTGCATCTGGAGTCCACGCTGGAGGTGCACCGCGAGCTGGAGGCGCAGAACGCGCGGCTCATCCAGGCGAACGCGCGGCTCAAAGAACTGGACCGGCTGAAGTCCACCTTCCTGGGCACGGTGAGCCACGAGCTGCGCACGCCGCTCGCGTCCATCCTGGGCTACTCGGAGATGATGGCCGAGGGGCTGGCGGGGCCGCTCAACCCGGAGCAGCTCCAGTACGTGCGCACCATCGTGGAGAAGGGCGAGACGCTCCTCTCGATGATCTCCTCGCTGCTGGACCTGAGCCAGATTGAAGCCGGCCGGCTGCGCCTGTCCATGGCGCCGGTGGATCCGGGCTACGTCATCCAGACGGCGGTCTCCAGCGTGCTGCCGCAGGCGCAGCGCAAGGGGCTGGAGCTGGAGGTGCGGCTGCCGCACACGCCGCAGCCGAGGCTCGCGGGAGACCTGGACAAGCTGCGCCAGGTGGTGGTGAACCTGCTGGCCAACGCGGTGAAGTTCACGCCCGCGGGCGGCCGGGTGAAGGTGACGCTGTCGGACGCGGCGATGCAGCAGGAATTGGGCGTGCCCGGCTACCGCATCAGCGTGGAGGACACCGGCGTGGGCATCCGCGCCGAGGAGTTCGAGCGCATCTTCCAGAGCTTCTACCAGGTGGACGGCAGCTCCACGCGCGAGTTCGGCGGCGCGGGGCTGGGCCTGGCCATCGTGAAGAGCCTGGTGGAGGGCCACGGCGGCCGGGTGCGCGTGGAGAGCGAGTTCGGCCACGGCTCGCGCTTCATCGTGCAGCTGCCGCTGCACCCGCCCATCCACGACCGCGGGCTGACCGCCGCGGCGCCGGTGCCCGAGCCCGACCGCTTCTGA
- a CDS encoding ATP/GTP-binding protein, producing MQLNHAQRELTLKIVYYGPGLSGKTTNLRKLHARARPDVRGRLLSVDTHDDRTLFFDLLPVFFSTSTGFKVKVKLFTVPGQVIHNATRRVVLQGADAVVFIADSRRGAAQENNAYWRNLQENLREMELDPTQVPVVIQFNKRDLPDSLTDAELAEVQRRGSQPVVGSVAVRGEGVVETFHAVVQTAWRALEGRAQLSRNVGLSEEEFLGQIFRHIDLSGTALEGRYGPGALPGGRESGRAP from the coding sequence TTGCAACTCAACCACGCCCAGCGCGAGCTGACGCTCAAGATCGTCTATTACGGCCCCGGGCTCAGCGGGAAGACGACCAATCTGCGCAAGCTGCACGCGCGTGCGCGGCCGGACGTGCGAGGGCGCCTCCTGTCGGTGGATACCCACGACGACCGGACGCTCTTCTTCGACCTGCTGCCCGTCTTCTTCTCCACCTCCACGGGCTTCAAGGTGAAGGTGAAGCTCTTCACCGTGCCCGGGCAGGTCATCCACAACGCCACGCGGCGGGTGGTGCTGCAGGGCGCGGACGCGGTGGTCTTCATCGCGGACAGCCGGCGCGGCGCGGCCCAGGAGAACAACGCCTACTGGCGCAACCTGCAGGAGAACCTGCGGGAGATGGAGCTGGACCCCACGCAGGTGCCGGTGGTCATCCAGTTCAACAAGCGCGACCTGCCGGACAGCCTGACGGACGCGGAGCTGGCGGAGGTGCAGCGGCGGGGCAGCCAGCCGGTGGTGGGCTCCGTGGCCGTGCGAGGCGAGGGCGTGGTGGAGACCTTCCACGCCGTGGTGCAGACGGCCTGGCGCGCGCTGGAGGGCCGCGCGCAGCTGTCGCGCAACGTGGGCCTGAGCGAGGAAGAGTTCCTGGGGCAGATCTTCCGTCACATCGACCTGAGCGGCACGGCGTTGGAGGGGCGTTACGGCCCCGGCGCGCTGCCCGGCGGCAGGGAGAGCGGGAGGGCGCCATGA
- a CDS encoding N-acetyltransferase: MTMKQVDPGVEVAAPTPVLEGATLPNDVVAGVKFGPPTDEDLTTVSALRANSEPWKSRGETQEESLKALTQLKPFIHVARTQNQVVGYVTVERDGPVPGAAYLRNIVVKPELRRHGVGAMLLDKALEVARDMYRKTIALRVDPANAPAVGFYRKAGFTTVATVVSKKSGKLRLLMSREL, encoded by the coding sequence ATGACGATGAAGCAGGTGGACCCTGGCGTCGAGGTGGCGGCCCCCACGCCGGTGCTGGAAGGAGCGACGCTCCCCAACGATGTGGTGGCGGGGGTCAAGTTCGGTCCTCCCACCGACGAGGACCTCACGACGGTGTCGGCCCTGCGCGCCAACTCCGAGCCGTGGAAGAGCCGGGGCGAGACGCAGGAGGAGAGCCTCAAGGCCCTCACGCAGCTCAAGCCCTTCATCCACGTGGCGCGCACGCAGAACCAGGTGGTGGGCTACGTGACGGTGGAGCGTGACGGCCCGGTGCCGGGCGCGGCCTACCTGCGCAACATCGTGGTGAAGCCGGAGCTGCGGCGCCACGGCGTGGGCGCGATGCTGCTCGACAAGGCGCTGGAGGTCGCGCGCGACATGTACCGCAAGACCATCGCGCTGCGCGTGGATCCGGCGAACGCGCCGGCGGTCGGCTTCTACCGCAAGGCGGGCTTCACGACGGTGGCCACGGTGGTCTCCAAGAAGTCCGGCAAGCTGCGGCTCCTGATGTCGCGCGAGCTGTAG
- a CDS encoding type IV pilus twitching motility protein PilT, whose translation MKPLAELLRHLSRPGITELALASGRPPMVRGANGYEPVDPGALSTDDLVKALHAMVGAARASTVSETPVQWQVNATGLGNLNIAAVRRGDLMNVRLTRGAEGAAQAPAPAAAAAPAAPTRTPYAGVPAVSAPEAVGRVSQPGGGAAARGASSPPGASSPLGAAPSGAGTHTSAPAHAGASANPPARVIPISRATSAPGRDLAVLLEQARSMNASDLHLVAGRPPLLRIAGELLPQDTPLSPETVERLLLPIIPERLRHVLEKDGSVDFALDSEDTGRFRVNVGRQRTGLKGTFRVIAREIPTLESLGLPPDIAKATHHHQGLIVLTGPSGHGKTSTLAALVDIINRETTHHVLTVEDPVEYVHPRKRALISQREVGTNTRTFASALKGSLREDPDVIVVGELRDTETVRMALAASETGHLLISTMNTPSAAKTIDRLIDLFPPGDQQQVRLSLSSGLRLIVSQRLMPSADGKSMVAAAEVLTGSVALGNLIRDNKTYQIPSLQQRGKSLGIIRFEDSLADLARSGKATLETVKGFAENPDEIEAMVTGKRPGAAPTVPPPATPQEGARMLSKVGSLLGKKGA comes from the coding sequence ATGAAACCGCTCGCGGAACTGCTGCGTCATCTGTCGCGTCCTGGAATCACCGAACTGGCCCTGGCCAGCGGCCGTCCTCCGATGGTGCGCGGCGCCAACGGCTACGAGCCCGTCGACCCTGGCGCCCTCTCCACCGATGATCTCGTGAAGGCCCTCCATGCGATGGTGGGCGCGGCGCGGGCGTCCACGGTGTCGGAGACGCCGGTGCAGTGGCAGGTGAACGCCACCGGCCTGGGCAACCTCAACATCGCGGCGGTGCGCCGGGGCGACCTGATGAACGTGCGCCTCACGCGAGGCGCGGAAGGCGCGGCGCAGGCACCGGCTCCGGCGGCAGCGGCGGCCCCCGCCGCGCCCACGCGGACGCCCTACGCGGGAGTGCCCGCGGTGAGCGCGCCGGAGGCGGTGGGGCGGGTCTCGCAGCCCGGTGGAGGCGCCGCCGCACGCGGGGCTTCCAGCCCCCCGGGGGCGTCGTCCCCCCTGGGCGCGGCCCCGTCGGGCGCGGGCACGCACACGAGCGCTCCTGCCCACGCGGGCGCCAGCGCGAATCCCCCCGCGCGGGTCATCCCCATCTCGCGCGCGACCTCCGCGCCGGGCCGCGACCTGGCCGTGCTGCTGGAGCAGGCGCGCAGCATGAACGCCAGCGACCTGCACCTGGTGGCCGGACGGCCTCCGCTGCTGCGCATCGCCGGGGAGCTGCTGCCGCAGGACACGCCGCTGTCCCCGGAGACGGTGGAGCGCCTGCTGCTGCCCATCATCCCGGAGCGGCTGCGCCACGTGCTGGAGAAGGACGGCAGCGTGGACTTCGCGCTGGACTCCGAGGACACCGGCCGCTTCCGCGTCAACGTGGGCCGCCAGCGCACGGGCCTCAAGGGCACCTTCCGCGTCATCGCCCGCGAGATCCCCACGCTGGAGTCGCTGGGCCTGCCCCCGGACATCGCCAAGGCCACGCACCACCACCAGGGCCTCATCGTGCTCACCGGCCCGTCCGGCCACGGCAAGACGAGCACGCTCGCGGCGCTGGTGGACATCATCAACCGGGAGACGACGCACCATGTGCTCACCGTGGAGGACCCGGTGGAGTACGTGCACCCGCGCAAGCGCGCCCTCATCAGCCAGCGCGAGGTGGGCACCAACACGCGCACCTTCGCCAGCGCCCTCAAGGGCAGCCTCCGCGAGGACCCGGACGTCATCGTCGTGGGCGAGCTGCGCGACACCGAGACGGTGCGCATGGCGCTCGCCGCCAGCGAGACGGGCCACCTGCTCATCAGCACCATGAACACGCCCAGCGCGGCGAAGACCATCGACCGGCTCATCGACCTCTTCCCGCCCGGAGACCAGCAGCAGGTGCGCCTGTCGCTCTCCAGCGGCCTGCGCCTCATCGTCAGCCAGCGGCTGATGCCCAGCGCGGACGGCAAGTCCATGGTCGCCGCCGCGGAGGTGCTCACCGGCTCCGTGGCCCTGGGCAACCTCATCCGCGACAACAAGACGTATCAAATCCCGTCCCTCCAGCAGCGCGGCAAGTCGCTGGGCATCATCCGCTTCGAGGACTCGCTCGCGGACCTGGCGCGCTCCGGCAAGGCGACGCTGGAGACCGTGAAGGGCTTCGCGGAGAACCCGGACGAAATCGAGGCCATGGTGACGGGCAAGCGGCCCGGCGCCGCTCCCACCGTGCCCCCGCCCGCCACGCCCCAGGAGGGCGCGCGCATGCTGTCCAAGGTGGGCTCACTGCTCGGCAAGAAGGGCGCCTGA
- a CDS encoding type IV pilus twitching motility protein PilT: MTDTPRIAAWFDILLDRKGSDLHLSVGYPPMGRIRGELVSLRDEPLTSDELESVLFEICSPEQKRQIVEELDLDFAYGYGTKARFRANYFYKMTGIGAVFRTIPSKVLSLEDLKTPEVVRKMADRRSGLVLVTGPTGSGKSTTLAGMINHINKTRAAHVLTVEDPVEFVHESLKAQVTHREVGPHASSFATAIRSAGREDPNVILIGELRTNETMKLALQLASFGVLVFATVHTNSAPATIDRIINSFPADEQGQVRGMLAESLAGIVAQQLIKTADGKGRVAALEILVGSPAIAAMIREGKVFQIASKMQAGQGVGMQTLDMHLERLVKDDVILPDAALEKAQDKENFVKVIQRLKPDWAVPETLKA; the protein is encoded by the coding sequence ATGACGGACACTCCCCGAATCGCGGCCTGGTTCGACATCCTGCTCGACAGGAAGGGCAGCGACCTGCACCTGAGCGTGGGCTACCCGCCCATGGGCCGCATCCGCGGCGAGCTCGTGTCGCTGCGCGACGAGCCCCTCACCAGCGACGAGCTGGAGTCGGTGCTCTTCGAGATCTGCTCGCCCGAGCAGAAGCGTCAGATCGTCGAGGAGCTGGACCTGGACTTCGCCTATGGCTACGGCACCAAGGCCCGCTTCCGCGCGAACTACTTCTACAAGATGACCGGCATTGGCGCCGTGTTCCGCACCATCCCCAGCAAGGTGCTGTCGCTGGAGGACCTGAAGACGCCGGAGGTGGTGCGCAAGATGGCGGACCGCCGCAGCGGGCTGGTGCTGGTGACGGGCCCCACGGGCTCGGGCAAGTCCACCACGCTCGCGGGGATGATCAACCACATCAACAAGACGCGCGCGGCGCACGTGCTCACCGTCGAGGACCCGGTGGAGTTCGTGCACGAATCGCTCAAGGCCCAGGTCACCCACCGCGAGGTGGGCCCGCACGCCTCCAGCTTCGCCACCGCCATCCGCTCCGCCGGCCGCGAGGACCCGAACGTCATCCTCATCGGTGAGCTGCGCACCAACGAGACCATGAAGCTGGCGCTCCAGCTGGCCAGCTTCGGCGTGCTCGTCTTCGCCACGGTGCACACCAACAGCGCCCCCGCCACCATCGACCGCATCATCAACTCCTTCCCCGCGGACGAGCAGGGCCAGGTGCGCGGCATGCTCGCGGAGTCGCTGGCGGGCATCGTCGCCCAGCAGCTCATCAAGACCGCGGACGGCAAGGGCCGCGTCGCCGCGCTCGAGATCCTGGTGGGCAGCCCCGCCATCGCCGCGATGATCCGCGAGGGCAAGGTGTTCCAGATTGCCTCCAAGATGCAGGCCGGTCAGGGCGTGGGCATGCAGACCCTGGACATGCACCTGGAGCGCCTGGTGAAGGACGACGTCATCCTCCCCGACGCCGCCCTGGAGAAGGCCCAGGACAAGGAGAATTTCGTGAAGGTCATCCAGCGGCTGAAGCCGGACTGGGCCGTGCCGGAGACGCTGAAGGCCTGA
- a CDS encoding DUF5684 domain-containing protein produces the protein MDEQQLEMIRQMQEQQSAQPSGAFLAVMSVVYLAVLAVGIASMWKIFVKAGQPGWASIVPFYNLYILLNIVGRPIWWMALLLLCPPAAIIATIILCIDLAKSFGKDTAYGIGLFFLGIIFGPMLAFGDAQYQGPSAAGGSAATA, from the coding sequence ATGGATGAGCAGCAGCTGGAGATGATTCGGCAGATGCAGGAGCAGCAGTCGGCACAGCCCTCCGGGGCGTTCCTCGCGGTGATGTCGGTGGTCTATCTCGCCGTCCTCGCCGTCGGCATCGCCAGCATGTGGAAGATCTTCGTCAAGGCGGGCCAGCCCGGCTGGGCGTCCATCGTTCCCTTCTACAACCTCTACATCCTGCTCAACATCGTGGGCCGGCCCATCTGGTGGATGGCGCTGCTGCTGCTGTGTCCGCCCGCGGCCATCATCGCGACCATCATCCTGTGCATCGACCTGGCCAAGTCCTTCGGCAAGGACACGGCCTACGGCATCGGGCTCTTCTTCCTCGGCATCATCTTTGGTCCGATGCTGGCCTTCGGTGACGCGCAATACCAGGGCCCGTCCGCCGCTGGCGGTAGCGCTGCCACGGCGTAG